The following proteins are encoded in a genomic region of uncultured Ilyobacter sp.:
- a CDS encoding methylmalonyl-CoA mutase family protein, giving the protein MFKAEKLAEVKEGFAKYDEKTKKGLEKRPEMRSTFVTGSGEEIERLYTPADVENVDYMSEIGFPGEYPYTRGVQPTMYRGRYWTMRMYAGFSTAEESNKRYKYLIEQGSMGLSVAFDLPTQIGYDSDHELSEGEVGKVGVAIDSLADMEILFGGIDLGKVSTSMTINGPASVLLAMYIVVAEKQGVSADKLRGTIQNDILKEYIARGTYIFPPTPSMRLITNIFEYCSKEVPQWNTISISGYHIREAGSTAAQEVGFTLADGIAYVDAAVKAGLDVDTFAPRLSFFFNAHNDLLEEVAKYRAARRLWAKIMKERFGAKSAKSMALKFHTQTGGSTLTAQQPENNIVRVAIQTLAAVMGGTQSLHTNSKDEALALPTEDSVRVALRTQQIVAEESGVTNTIDPLAGSYYIEAKTKDIEDKAMEFIKKIDELGGAPAAIEKGYIQEEIMDAAYNYQMDIEKGERIIVGMNKYIIEEDAPKDLLKVDPAVGQMQADKIAALKAKRDNDAVAEKLAALKAACSTDENLMPYIVDAVRAYGTLGEICGVMREVFGEYKQSIKL; this is encoded by the coding sequence ATGTTCAAAGCGGAAAAACTCGCTGAAGTGAAAGAAGGATTTGCAAAGTACGACGAGAAAACAAAAAAAGGTCTAGAAAAAAGACCTGAAATGAGATCAACGTTTGTAACTGGATCAGGAGAAGAAATCGAGAGACTTTATACACCTGCTGATGTAGAGAATGTAGATTACATGTCAGAAATTGGATTCCCTGGAGAATATCCTTATACAAGAGGTGTACAGCCTACAATGTATAGAGGTAGATACTGGACAATGAGAATGTACGCTGGATTCTCAACTGCAGAAGAATCAAACAAGAGATACAAGTATCTTATCGAGCAAGGATCAATGGGACTTTCAGTTGCATTTGACCTTCCTACACAGATAGGTTATGACTCAGATCACGAATTATCTGAAGGAGAAGTTGGAAAAGTTGGAGTTGCTATCGACTCACTAGCTGACATGGAGATCCTTTTTGGAGGAATCGATCTTGGTAAAGTAAGTACTTCAATGACAATCAACGGACCTGCGTCTGTACTACTTGCTATGTACATCGTAGTTGCTGAAAAGCAAGGAGTTTCTGCTGACAAACTTAGAGGAACTATCCAAAACGATATCCTAAAAGAATACATTGCTAGAGGAACTTACATATTCCCACCTACTCCATCAATGAGACTTATAACTAATATTTTCGAATATTGTTCAAAAGAAGTACCTCAGTGGAATACAATCTCAATATCTGGATACCATATCAGAGAAGCTGGATCTACAGCTGCTCAAGAAGTAGGATTCACTCTTGCTGATGGTATAGCATACGTTGATGCAGCTGTAAAAGCTGGACTAGACGTAGATACATTTGCTCCTAGACTTTCATTCTTCTTCAACGCTCACAATGACCTTTTAGAAGAAGTAGCAAAATACAGAGCTGCTAGAAGACTTTGGGCTAAGATCATGAAAGAAAGATTCGGAGCTAAGAGTGCAAAATCAATGGCTCTTAAATTCCATACTCAAACAGGAGGATCTACTCTTACTGCACAACAACCTGAGAACAACATCGTAAGAGTTGCAATCCAAACTCTTGCTGCTGTAATGGGTGGAACTCAATCTCTACATACAAACTCTAAAGATGAGGCTTTAGCTCTTCCTACTGAAGATTCAGTAAGAGTAGCACTAAGAACTCAGCAAATAGTTGCAGAAGAAAGTGGAGTAACTAATACAATTGATCCATTAGCAGGTTCTTACTACATCGAAGCAAAAACAAAAGATATCGAAGATAAAGCTATGGAGTTCATCAAGAAAATTGACGAACTTGGTGGAGCACCAGCTGCTATCGAAAAAGGTTATATCCAAGAAGAGATCATGGATGCTGCTTACAACTACCAAATGGATATCGAAAAAGGTGAGAGAATCATCGTTGGTATGAACAAGTACATAATCGAAGAAGACGCACCAAAAGATCTATTAAAAGTTGATCCAGCTGTTGGACAAATGCAAGCTGACAAAATCGCAGCACTTAAGGCTAAGAGAGACAATGATGCTGTAGCTGAAAAATTGGCTGCTCTAAAAGCTGCTTGTTCTACAGATGAAAACCTAATGCCTTACATCGTTGATGCTGTAAGAGCATATGGAACTCTTGGAGAAATTTGTGGAGTTATGAGAGAGGTATTTGGAGAGTACAAGCAAAGCATCAAGTTATAA
- a CDS encoding acetyl-CoA hydrolase/transferase family protein, whose product MLKERIRCEELKRKVMTAEEAAKLVKPGMTMVTSGFTPAGYPKAVPLALAKMAEASEEKYNLTLITGASVGDELDGALTRAGAIARRFPYQTNKDMRKALNAGTVAYQDMHLSHVPRYVDYGFFGNIDIAIVEAIAITEDGGIIPTTSVGVSPQGIANADIVIVEINSTQPMELEGCHDIYSVKKPPFSEPIPLKDPGDRIGTTYIPCDPAKIAAIVECDIPDNVRPLGAIDEDSKKISANIIEFFKKEVAEGRLPENLLPLQSGVGSVANAVLGGLVDSDFENLTCFTEVIQDSMFDLIDAGKVRVASGTSFTPSDTGLVKLKENMKHYAKYCILRPMEISNNPILTRQLGVIAMNTAIEVDMYGHVNSTMIMGNRMMNGLGGSGDFTRNAYISIYTTVSTAKGGDISSIVPMVSHVDHTEHDVQVVVTEQGTADLRGLTARERARAIINNCAHPDYRPALLDYLERAEKEVGGHEPHIIGEALSWHDRFVKTGSMKIK is encoded by the coding sequence ATGCTAAAAGAACGTATTCGTTGCGAAGAACTGAAAAGAAAAGTAATGACAGCAGAAGAAGCTGCAAAACTTGTAAAACCTGGAATGACTATGGTTACAAGTGGATTCACGCCAGCAGGATACCCTAAGGCAGTACCTCTTGCATTAGCAAAAATGGCAGAAGCCTCAGAGGAAAAATACAACCTTACTCTTATTACAGGAGCATCAGTAGGGGATGAATTAGACGGAGCACTGACTAGAGCAGGAGCGATCGCAAGAAGATTCCCATATCAGACAAACAAAGACATGAGAAAAGCACTAAATGCCGGAACGGTGGCATACCAAGATATGCACCTTAGCCATGTACCAAGATATGTTGACTATGGTTTCTTTGGAAACATTGATATAGCCATAGTAGAAGCAATAGCAATAACAGAAGACGGAGGAATAATACCTACAACATCAGTAGGAGTATCTCCTCAAGGAATAGCAAACGCAGATATCGTAATCGTTGAAATCAACTCGACTCAACCTATGGAACTTGAAGGTTGTCATGACATATATTCAGTGAAGAAGCCACCATTTAGTGAGCCTATCCCACTAAAAGATCCAGGAGACAGAATAGGAACTACTTATATTCCATGTGATCCTGCTAAAATCGCAGCAATCGTAGAATGTGACATTCCTGATAACGTTAGACCTCTAGGAGCAATAGATGAGGACTCTAAAAAAATATCAGCAAACATAATTGAATTCTTCAAAAAAGAGGTTGCAGAAGGAAGACTTCCTGAAAACCTTCTACCACTTCAATCGGGAGTGGGATCTGTTGCAAACGCAGTACTAGGTGGATTAGTAGATTCTGATTTTGAAAATCTTACATGTTTTACAGAGGTTATACAGGATTCAATGTTTGACCTTATCGACGCAGGAAAAGTAAGGGTTGCATCAGGAACTTCATTCACACCTTCTGATACAGGATTGGTAAAATTAAAAGAAAACATGAAACATTATGCAAAATACTGTATACTAAGACCGATGGAAATTTCTAACAACCCAATCCTAACTAGACAGCTTGGTGTAATAGCAATGAATACAGCTATAGAAGTAGATATGTACGGACACGTAAACTCTACGATGATTATGGGTAACAGAATGATGAATGGATTAGGTGGATCTGGAGACTTTACTAGAAATGCTTATATCTCTATATACACAACTGTTTCTACTGCTAAGGGAGGAGACATCTCTTCAATCGTACCTATGGTATCTCATGTAGATCACACTGAGCACGACGTACAGGTAGTTGTTACTGAGCAGGGAACTGCTGACCTTAGAGGACTTACTGCAAGAGAAAGAGCAAGAGCTATAATAAATAACTGTGCTCATCCTGACTACAGACCTGCATTATTAGATTATCTTGAAAGAGCTGAGAAAGAGGTTGGAGGTCACGAGCCGCACATTATTGGTGAAGCACTTTCTTGGCATGATAGATTCGTTAAAACTGGCAGCATGAAAATTAAATAG